ATAGCAATGGAGTGTTCTGAGAGAAGAGTAATTTATCTCTTTTTTAGTGAGAAGAATGGCTATGTGAAAGGTTAACAAAAATAAAAAGCCAGCAATTATAAAAGAAAATTTACAAAAAGATATAAATGCTAAGATTAAAAAAGAAATTATGAGAATTTTAATTTTCTTCTCTCCTAAGAATAGAGCGGTGGTTAATATTTTTTCAGATTTATCTTGAGATAAATGTGCCAGTTCATGGATTAATTGAGCTACAAATAAGAGACAAAGAAGCCCAGAGTAAATTGGCAAAATTAATTTATTTTCGAGATTATTTATTCCAATAAGAAAAAGCATAGAGAAGCCAAAGGCATTACAGAAAGTTCCAATGAAAGGATGGGATTTAAGTCTAACCGGAGGTAGGGAATAAAGTAAAGCAATTAAGAAAAATAAAAGAATAAAAATTTTAGTTTTGGGATTTAGAAAATTCATAAGAAAAGGGATAGGAAATAGAGGAATTATAGAAAGAAGAATTTTTCTCTTTGGTAATTTTCGGTCAAAAAATTCATTCCAGGAGAAAGCAAAGGCAAGGAGCAAGCCAGAAATAATGATTTTGCTCAATAGATGGGGAAATAAAAAAGGCTTATTTAAGAAATATCCTAATAGAATAAGACCTAAAAAATGCGTCCAATCTTTGATGCGATAAATCTTAATAAGCATTATAATAATATACCTCTCAAAAACAGAAAAAGCATTAAAATTCTTGCGTAGCAAGAGGGAATAGCGTATAATAAAAATTTATAAAGAAGAAAATGGTTCATCCATCTCTAAGTCTCAAAGAAGAAAAAGCATTGCAAGAATTTAAAGCAAGTTTAGTCTCTAAATATTGTGACAAATTGGTCTTAATTGAATTGTTTGGTTCAAAAGCAAGGGGCGATTATAATCAATACTCGGATTTGGATATTTTGGTAGTTACGGAGAATAAAGACCCTGTCCTTAACCGGAAAATAAGCGATCTTGCCTTTGATATCGGTTTAAAATTTAACCTCTGTTTATCTTTAAAAATATTGGATAAAACATTTTTTGGAAAATTAGAGAATTTAGGAGCTTTTTTTATTGAAAGCATTAAAAAAGAGGGAATAATTTTATGGAAGAAAAATTGAAAGAGAAAATATTAAAACAGTTAGAAAAAGCAAGGAAAAAACTTTATAGTGCGGAGAGAATATTTAAAGATAAACTTTACGAAGATTCTATTTCGCGTGCTTACTATGCTATGTTTCATGCCACTAAGGCCTTACTTTTAACTAAGCATATTCAAGTAAATACACACTCGGGAGCAGTGGCGATGTTGAGTATGCATTTTATTAAAACA
This is a stretch of genomic DNA from Candidatus Omnitrophota bacterium. It encodes these proteins:
- a CDS encoding UbiA family prenyltransferase codes for the protein MLIKIYRIKDWTHFLGLILLGYFLNKPFLFPHLLSKIIISGLLLAFAFSWNEFFDRKLPKRKILLSIIPLFPIPFLMNFLNPKTKIFILLFFLIALLYSLPPVRLKSHPFIGTFCNAFGFSMLFLIGINNLENKLILPIYSGLLCLLFVAQLIHELAHLSQDKSEKILTTALFLGEKKIKILIISFLILAFISFCKFSFIIAGFLFLLTFHIAILLTKKEINYSSLRTLHCY
- a CDS encoding nucleotidyltransferase domain-containing protein; amino-acid sequence: MVHPSLSLKEEKALQEFKASLVSKYCDKLVLIELFGSKARGDYNQYSDLDILVVTENKDPVLNRKISDLAFDIGLKFNLCLSLKILDKTFFGKLENLGAFFIESIKKEGIILWKKN
- a CDS encoding HEPN domain-containing protein, yielding MEEKLKEKILKQLEKARKKLYSAERIFKDKLYEDSISRAYYAMFHATKALLLTKHIQVNTHSGAVAMLSMHFIKTGLLDASFGKMLSYAKDLRENGDYDTLYEATREEAETVLTDSKKFLAEIDKIIKKNL